The genomic DNA TGTTGCGCAATAGAGCCCATCTCCATTCCAAACGGTAATGAGCTGGTTTTTATCTATCCATCTCGCAGGCAACGGGCTGTCAAGCACTTGGATTTTGTTGTCTCGCTGGCCGAAGAGTACAATAAAGTGCATGTGTCCATTCGGCTTGCGAATTGCCGCAATCAGCGGCAATTTTCCCACCGCCAGTCGCGTCGTATCGTGACTTACGAATTGAGTTACTAGACCACATTTCTGCGCCGCATCGGCAACTTGCTGGTAAGTGTGTTCGCCATTGAGTTGTTCGTCAAATGCTAGACGCAAATCCGGCATCGGAATGTTCCGCTCCTGGAGCAACGAGACGCAGATGGCCAGCGAAGATGGCCCACACGCAACATCTTGTCGGGATAACTCCCCAGATCCCTCAGATTTCGATGCACCAAAGCAAATCGTTGCGAATAAAACCCAATGTGTGCAGTAATAGCGATACATACCTTGGACCTTAATACGGGTTCGAGCATCCAAAAGTCGCACTTTGGCAGCCTGACGCATCTTTAGACGTAGCGTGACATCCCCAGGATTCAGGGTATGGGTAACTGGGTTCCGAGTTGCACGACGCGTATGGACAGTTCCAAATTGTATCTCCACAAGTCGTTCCCACACCTTGCCCGGAACAAGTCTCGCCTAACCATGACATGCAGTCAGAATCATGAATTCCGGTTTCACCACTTGTGGGAATAGCATTGGAGCAGAAGTCATGGGCATGCACTGGATCATTTCCGAGTGGGCAATTGCATGGTCCAGTCCACCACTCAGGGTATGCGCCCGTGCAGATTTCATCGCGGGCCGACGCGCGAACTTGTTTTCTTCCGTCGGGAACGCCAGCCGAACCCAATGCGAACACTACGGCCAAGGTCAAGCAAGCTAATGATTTATACCTGTCTAAAAACCTTATAGTAAATGGGTAACGAAAACTAACGGCGGGCAAGCCAGACGCCTAGAACAAGGCAGATGCTTGCCAAACCAAGCAACATGTATTGGATCTGAAGTCCACGCGGAACAATCGCGCGAATCGGTCCATCTTTCATCTCAATTTGATCGGCCATTGCAGCGACCTGGCTAGGGGGTAGGTCACGGCGACGGTATTTGCGTGCGGGGGTTGAATCATGAATGTATGTTTTTTGACCTGTTTCAGGTGGTATAAACAAGCCACTGTCGTGCTGTTCATTGATGCCGATAGCAACGATTTCCCACTCAATGACTTGGTCTCGTGGTGTAGCGTTGCCAGCGAAATATTTTCCGTTATTAGGAAATAGAGTTCCGTTCTCAAGCGATTGATATTCTTCTACGCTAAACTTCGAGCCTATCGCTTCGTGATGAATCGTTTGAACTAGATACTGCTGTTGTCGATCAACTAGCGTTACCTCCGGATTTGCCGTCGATAGCGTTTTGATTTGGATGAGCGTCGTGTTTGGCTGATTGGTCGCAACATATTGTCCAGCCTCAATCGCATCATCAAACCAGCGTCC from Rosistilla oblonga includes the following:
- a CDS encoding cysteine peptidase family C39 domain-containing protein, coding for MRQAAKVRLLDARTRIKVQGMYRYYCTHWVLFATICFGASKSEGSGELSRQDVACGPSSLAICVSLLQERNIPMPDLRLAFDEQLNGEHTYQQVADAAQKCGLVTQFVSHDTTRLAVGKLPLIAAIRKPNGHMHFIVLFGQRDNKIQVLDSPLPARWIDKNQLITVWNGDGLYCATSVHQLMEEGVKRDFASVPLGGSLLIVFLAIYFGCKFCR